A single region of the Pseudomonas solani genome encodes:
- a CDS encoding DUF3156 family protein gives MLPALREFFGNTRAPSGYRPGATLALVRRNLGGLGFEALEPGQGRFTLDDGLQVEARERTQSELLMHLVLTEFSLQVPSCGQGVVKLELRHTGAIRRQGLACTRRAGEAAELAGVIAALESDPALRAALMPLDFKRLRIEREDGHWRVLLEHMGASEVVNRMPAFRRYIRLDDAQQAHLLNALPALARVLAGF, from the coding sequence ATGCTTCCCGCACTGCGTGAGTTCTTCGGCAACACCCGTGCGCCCTCCGGCTACCGGCCGGGGGCGACCCTGGCCCTGGTGCGGCGCAACCTCGGCGGCCTCGGTTTCGAGGCGCTGGAGCCAGGCCAGGGGCGCTTTACCCTGGACGACGGCCTGCAGGTGGAGGCCCGCGAGCGCACCCAGTCGGAACTGCTGATGCACCTGGTGCTCACCGAGTTCAGCCTGCAGGTGCCGTCATGCGGGCAGGGCGTGGTGAAGCTGGAGCTGCGTCACACCGGCGCCATCCGCCGCCAGGGCCTGGCCTGCACCCGGCGCGCCGGGGAGGCGGCCGAGCTGGCTGGCGTGATCGCCGCGCTGGAGAGTGACCCGGCCTTGCGGGCCGCGCTGATGCCCCTGGACTTCAAGCGCCTGCGCATCGAACGCGAGGACGGCCACTGGCGGGTGCTGCTGGAACACATGGGCGCCAGCGAGGTGGTCAACCGCATGCCGGCGTTCCGTCGCTACATCCGCCTCGACGACGCGCAGCAGGCCCACCTGCTGAATGCGCTGCCGGCGCTGGCTCGGGTGCTGGCGGGCTTTTGA
- a CDS encoding class II histone deacetylase, translating to MSRRTAFFSDELCFWHSAGMHALTLPVGGWVQPPAATGFAESPETKRRLKSLLDVSGLSRQLLQRSAEPATDEDLLRVHPAHYLQRFKALSDAGGGELGSEAPIGPGSYEIAKLSAGLAIAAVDCVMRGEADNAYSLSRPPGHHCLADQAMGFCFLANIAIAIEAARARHGLRRVAVIDWDVHHGNGTQSIYEEDGEVLTVSLHQENCYPPGYSGLEDRGRGAGLGSNINIPLPAGSGHDAYLQAMRRIVLPALERFRPELIVVACGYDANAVDPLARMLLHSDSFRGMTALLREAAEGLCGGRLVLVHEGGYAEAYVPFCGLAVMEELSGVRTAVEDPMLAFIQLQQPGEAFAGFLHDQVEHLATQLG from the coding sequence ATGAGCCGCCGTACCGCCTTCTTCTCCGATGAACTCTGCTTCTGGCACAGCGCCGGCATGCACGCCCTGACCCTGCCCGTGGGCGGCTGGGTGCAACCGCCGGCCGCCACCGGCTTCGCCGAGTCCCCCGAAACCAAGCGCCGGCTGAAAAGCCTGCTGGATGTCTCCGGCCTGTCCCGCCAGTTGCTGCAACGCAGTGCGGAGCCGGCCACGGACGAAGATCTGCTGCGCGTCCACCCGGCCCACTACCTGCAACGCTTCAAGGCCCTGAGCGACGCCGGTGGCGGCGAGCTGGGCAGCGAGGCGCCCATCGGCCCCGGCAGTTACGAGATCGCCAAGCTCTCCGCCGGCCTGGCCATCGCCGCGGTCGACTGCGTCATGCGGGGCGAGGCGGACAACGCCTACTCGCTGTCGCGCCCGCCGGGCCACCACTGCCTCGCCGACCAGGCCATGGGCTTCTGCTTCCTCGCCAACATCGCCATCGCCATCGAGGCGGCCCGGGCCCGCCACGGCCTGCGACGGGTGGCGGTGATCGACTGGGACGTGCACCACGGCAACGGCACCCAATCGATCTACGAGGAAGACGGCGAGGTGCTGACCGTTTCCCTGCACCAGGAGAACTGCTACCCGCCGGGCTACAGCGGTCTGGAGGATCGCGGGCGCGGCGCCGGCCTGGGCAGCAACATCAACATCCCCCTGCCCGCCGGCAGCGGCCACGACGCCTACCTGCAGGCCATGCGCCGCATCGTCTTGCCGGCGCTGGAGCGCTTCCGCCCGGAGCTGATCGTGGTCGCCTGCGGCTACGACGCCAACGCCGTGGACCCGCTGGCGCGCATGCTGCTGCACAGCGACTCGTTCCGCGGGATGACGGCGCTGTTGCGTGAAGCGGCGGAGGGGCTGTGCGGCGGGCGCCTGGTGCTGGTGCACGAGGGTGGCTACGCGGAGGCCTACGTGCCCTTCTGCGGGCTCGCGGTGATGGAGGAGCTGTCTGGGGTGCGTACCGCCGTGGAAGACCCGATGCTGGCCTTCATCCAGCTGCAGCAGCCCGGCGAGGCCTTCGCCGGCTTCCTGCATGACCAGGTGGAGCACCTGGCCACGCAACTGGGCTAG
- a CDS encoding SDR family oxidoreductase, with amino-acid sequence MSPAFDFTGRSVLVTGGAQGIGRAIVEGFAACGARVLIADLQQAPAEALAQSLRDAGREVHAAAIDLADRDAILQLLGGLPRLDVLVHNAGYFPLRPLQEIGPELLDRTLTVNLGALFWLTQGALPLFRQQGRGCVLVTSSVTGPRVAYPGLTHYAASKAGVNGFIRNAALELAAEGVRVNGVEPGMIRTPAMGNLGDGEHAAAIARGVPLGRLGEPGDIAAAMLFLASDQASYITGQTLVVDGGATLPETLAATGG; translated from the coding sequence ATGAGCCCCGCCTTCGATTTCACCGGCCGCAGCGTGCTGGTCACCGGCGGCGCCCAGGGCATCGGCCGGGCCATCGTCGAAGGCTTCGCTGCCTGTGGGGCGCGGGTGCTGATCGCCGACCTGCAACAGGCCCCGGCCGAAGCCCTGGCGCAGTCGCTGCGCGACGCCGGCCGCGAGGTGCATGCGGCGGCCATCGACCTGGCGGACCGCGACGCCATCCTGCAGTTGCTCGGCGGCCTGCCCCGGCTCGATGTGCTGGTGCACAACGCCGGTTACTTCCCCTTGAGGCCGCTGCAGGAGATCGGCCCGGAGCTGCTCGATCGCACCCTGACAGTAAACCTCGGCGCGCTGTTCTGGCTCACCCAGGGCGCCCTGCCGCTGTTCCGCCAGCAGGGGCGCGGCTGCGTGCTGGTCACCTCCTCGGTGACCGGGCCACGGGTGGCCTACCCGGGGCTCACCCACTACGCGGCGTCCAAGGCCGGGGTGAACGGTTTCATCCGCAATGCGGCACTGGAGCTGGCCGCCGAGGGCGTGCGCGTCAACGGGGTGGAACCGGGGATGATCCGCACCCCCGCCATGGGCAACCTGGGCGACGGGGAGCATGCCGCCGCCATCGCCCGGGGCGTGCCCCTGGGGCGCCTGGGGGAACCTGGTGACATCGCCGCCGCCATGCTGTTCCTCGCTTCGGACCAGGCCTCCTACATCACCGGGCAGACCCTGGTGGTGGACGGCGGCGCCACGCTCCCGGAGACCCTCGCGGCCACCGGCGGCTGA
- a CDS encoding molybdenum cofactor biosynthesis F family protein has translation MTTQSDWITVGALAEGFAPEAFILPNLADLDGKRFDLQFDNGWSIAHVFADGHLDWALADGSSSGRSPYRATSVRPGIYLVDFIKEEHGQLWSVTLVLDTAASAFSAVLGRLPDAAATREGLYGRALAGKSLTGVEVQFFHGTLDRPFQPGACPHAPTAELVGLRNRYRYSPTEVYEHVYLNENYYSWQCLAGVEKGLCDTDRCHYLKIADELYLFVWREKIVPTLGVVMIDLKAHRSDGKIFGYADGDFGALSNFPVSSHCDVLNRTVYGDA, from the coding sequence ATGACCACCCAATCCGACTGGATCACCGTAGGCGCCCTGGCCGAGGGCTTTGCCCCGGAGGCCTTTATCCTGCCCAACCTGGCCGATCTCGACGGCAAGCGCTTCGACCTGCAGTTCGACAACGGCTGGAGCATTGCCCATGTGTTCGCCGATGGGCACCTGGACTGGGCGCTGGCCGACGGTTCTTCCAGCGGTCGCTCGCCCTACCGCGCCACCTCGGTGCGCCCGGGCATCTACCTGGTGGACTTCATCAAGGAAGAACACGGCCAGCTGTGGTCCGTGACCCTGGTGCTGGACACCGCCGCCAGCGCGTTCAGCGCGGTGCTGGGCCGCCTGCCCGATGCCGCCGCCACCCGCGAGGGCCTGTACGGCCGCGCCCTGGCCGGCAAGAGCCTGACCGGCGTCGAAGTGCAGTTCTTCCACGGCACCCTCGACCGCCCCTTCCAGCCGGGCGCCTGCCCCCACGCGCCGACCGCCGAGCTGGTGGGCCTGCGCAACCGCTACCGCTACAGCCCCACCGAGGTCTACGAGCACGTCTACCTCAACGAGAACTACTACAGCTGGCAGTGCCTGGCGGGCGTCGAGAAGGGCCTGTGCGACACCGACCGCTGCCACTACCTCAAGATCGCCGACGAGCTGTACCTGTTCGTCTGGCGCGAGAAGATCGTGCCCACCCTCGGCGTGGTGATGATCGACCTCAAGGCCCACCGCAGCGACGGCAAGATCTTCGGCTATGCCGACGGCGATTTCGGCGCCCTCTCCAACTTCCCCGTGTCCTCCCATTGCGACGTGCTCAACCGCACGGTGTATGGCGATGCATAA
- a CDS encoding SDR family NAD(P)-dependent oxidoreductase yields MHKRTVVITGAGTGIGEACARRLGREGANLVLIGRRAEPLQRVAAECGGLVLVGDAASSADWAGFVAAIHARFGGIDALLACAGGHGLGSATDTSDDAWQAAMRGNLDTAFHSARACLPSLLERRGSIVLLGSIASLAAGPEVCGYTTAKHALLGLTRSLARDYGPQGVRVNCVCPGWVRTPMADEEMQPLMQHHGESLDAAYARVTAEVPLRRPAQAEEIAALCRFLISDEASILTGATLVADGGSSIVDVPTLAYTRLGGAS; encoded by the coding sequence ATGCATAAGCGCACGGTGGTGATCACAGGGGCCGGCACCGGCATCGGTGAAGCCTGCGCCCGGCGCCTGGGGCGCGAAGGCGCCAACCTGGTGCTGATCGGCCGCCGCGCCGAGCCCCTGCAACGGGTCGCCGCCGAGTGCGGCGGCCTGGTGCTGGTGGGCGATGCCGCCAGCAGCGCCGACTGGGCCGGCTTCGTCGCCGCCATCCACGCACGCTTCGGCGGTATCGACGCACTGCTCGCCTGTGCCGGCGGCCACGGCCTGGGCAGCGCCACCGACACCAGCGACGACGCCTGGCAGGCGGCCATGCGCGGCAACCTCGACACCGCCTTCCACAGCGCCCGCGCCTGCCTGCCGTCGCTGCTGGAGCGGCGCGGTAGCATCGTCCTGCTGGGCTCCATCGCCTCCCTGGCGGCGGGCCCGGAGGTGTGCGGCTACACCACCGCCAAGCATGCGCTGCTGGGCCTCACCCGTTCGCTGGCGCGGGACTACGGACCCCAGGGCGTGCGGGTCAACTGCGTATGCCCCGGCTGGGTGCGCACGCCCATGGCCGACGAGGAAATGCAGCCGCTGATGCAGCACCACGGCGAGAGCCTCGACGCTGCTTACGCGCGGGTCACCGCCGAAGTGCCCCTGCGCCGCCCGGCCCAGGCGGAGGAGATCGCCGCGCTGTGCCGCTTCCTGATCAGCGACGAGGCCTCCATCCTCACCGGCGCCACCCTGGTGGCCGACGGCGGCTCCAGCATCGTCGACGTGCCCACCCTCGCGTATACGCGGCTTGGCGGTGCGTCATGA
- a CDS encoding helix-turn-helix domain-containing protein has translation MLSSTQPASLDTHEEQVPNEVVGHMVKDGLTPIAAWRRHLGLSQAEVAARIGISQPAYAQQEQAAKPRKATREKVAGALGIAPQLLDR, from the coding sequence ATGCTTTCCTCTACGCAACCCGCATCCTTGGATACCCACGAGGAACAGGTCCCCAACGAAGTCGTCGGCCATATGGTCAAGGATGGCCTCACCCCCATCGCCGCCTGGCGCCGACACCTGGGGCTTTCCCAGGCGGAAGTGGCCGCGCGCATCGGTATCAGCCAACCGGCCTATGCCCAGCAGGAACAGGCCGCCAAGCCACGCAAGGCCACCCGCGAGAAGGTCGCTGGCGCCCTCGGCATCGCACCGCAGTTGCTGGATCGCTGA
- a CDS encoding ATPase, translated as MPTKAPITRAYCVQLDEVLSIAEARRAFFSLPEPRSRFDFLCSSEACRALGTKVTAANYDKQPNETYKAAHFRENPHSSHAPDCEWMADEEDEDADGKLPGESEAEARQRHARRKLHDYIDVFEPPVERARPSADKPEMPTAPTRKPTGTPDEAPAPRNEKKSANQRTSSLERLVECYRQARLELGDDEFKAMRLRVVGEGEMPLGAYFKAIKYAKLGNANRVLQGGALLVDRYGSGFKLKFYDRIDNKPVFLYISKEQMDAYRFKGYLDGLLREEVDYFRVFAMGELALSPSGKSLDLRVADLRQLVLIPGIKKAPATEA; from the coding sequence ATGCCCACCAAAGCCCCGATCACCCGTGCCTACTGCGTCCAGCTGGACGAGGTGCTGTCCATCGCCGAAGCGCGCCGGGCGTTCTTCTCCCTGCCCGAGCCGCGCAGCCGTTTCGACTTCCTCTGCTCCAGCGAGGCCTGCCGCGCGCTAGGCACCAAGGTCACCGCGGCGAACTACGACAAGCAGCCGAACGAGACTTACAAGGCCGCGCACTTCCGCGAGAACCCGCACTCCAGCCACGCGCCCGACTGCGAATGGATGGCCGACGAGGAGGACGAGGACGCCGACGGCAAGCTGCCCGGCGAGAGCGAGGCCGAGGCCCGGCAGCGCCACGCCCGGCGCAAGTTGCATGACTACATCGACGTGTTCGAGCCCCCGGTCGAACGGGCCAGGCCCAGCGCCGACAAGCCCGAAATGCCAACCGCCCCCACGCGCAAGCCCACCGGCACTCCCGATGAAGCCCCGGCACCGCGCAACGAGAAGAAATCGGCCAACCAGCGCACCAGCAGCCTGGAGCGCCTGGTGGAGTGCTACCGGCAAGCGCGGCTGGAGCTTGGCGACGACGAGTTCAAGGCCATGCGCCTGCGCGTGGTGGGCGAAGGCGAGATGCCCCTGGGCGCGTACTTCAAGGCGATCAAGTACGCCAAGCTGGGCAACGCCAACCGGGTGTTGCAGGGTGGCGCGCTGCTGGTGGACCGCTACGGCAGCGGCTTCAAGTTGAAGTTCTACGACCGCATCGATAACAAGCCGGTGTTCCTCTACATCTCCAAGGAGCAAATGGACGCTTACCGCTTCAAGGGCTACCTGGATGGCTTGCTGAGGGAAGAGGTGGACTACTTCCGGGTCTTCGCCATGGGTGAGCTGGCACTGTCCCCCAGCGGCAAGAGCCTGGACCTCAGGGTCGCCGACCTGCGCCAGCTGGTGCTGATCCCGGGCATCAAGAAGGCCCCCGCGACGGAGGCCTGA
- a CDS encoding response regulator transcription factor produces MSQIDEHLITPRRFAAFNACVLELQRLAQEQPLARFHRHALQRLQALLAFDKAWWGHAAMVADLPEEHSSQVFGLPASYVEDWQSIREQDITVGLVQSQPGRSVIVDSQAEDTPAGLRWLGRKHGFGEFLCVIHIDPKTQLSVHLTLYRRPGAPRFGEEERFLLDQVMPHLVAAEGANQIRALVALRETLDGPNTLALAVCDRQRTLHYAEHGFVERLLLEWPRWSGPRLPEAVDAAGYRGQHLQLDATEVGDLLLLSARLRPALAQLSARETDVAERFGGGSTYKEIARDLGLAPNTVRHHIRSIYDKLGINGKAGIAHLLHHTSN; encoded by the coding sequence ATGAGCCAGATCGACGAACACCTCATCACCCCCCGCCGTTTCGCCGCCTTCAACGCCTGCGTGCTGGAGCTGCAACGACTGGCCCAGGAACAACCCCTCGCCCGTTTCCATCGCCACGCCCTGCAACGCCTGCAGGCGCTGCTGGCTTTCGACAAGGCCTGGTGGGGGCACGCGGCGATGGTCGCCGACCTGCCGGAGGAACACAGCTCCCAGGTGTTCGGCCTGCCCGCCAGCTACGTGGAGGACTGGCAGTCGATCCGTGAGCAGGACATCACCGTCGGCCTGGTGCAGTCGCAACCCGGGCGCTCGGTGATCGTCGACAGCCAGGCCGAAGACACCCCCGCCGGGCTGCGCTGGCTGGGGCGCAAGCACGGCTTCGGTGAATTCCTCTGCGTGATCCACATCGACCCGAAAACCCAGCTCAGCGTGCACCTGACGCTCTACCGCCGCCCGGGCGCGCCGCGCTTCGGCGAGGAGGAGCGCTTCCTCCTCGACCAGGTGATGCCGCACCTGGTGGCCGCCGAGGGCGCCAACCAGATCCGCGCCCTCGTGGCCCTGCGTGAAACCCTGGACGGGCCCAACACCCTGGCGCTGGCCGTGTGCGACCGCCAGCGCACCCTGCACTACGCCGAGCACGGCTTCGTCGAACGCCTGCTGCTGGAATGGCCACGCTGGAGCGGCCCGCGCCTGCCCGAGGCGGTGGACGCCGCCGGCTACCGGGGCCAGCACCTGCAGCTGGACGCCACCGAAGTCGGCGACCTGCTCCTGCTCAGCGCCCGCCTGCGCCCCGCCCTGGCGCAACTGAGCGCCCGGGAAACCGACGTCGCCGAACGCTTCGGCGGCGGCAGTACCTACAAGGAAATCGCCCGCGACCTGGGCCTGGCGCCGAACACCGTGCGCCATCACATCCGCAGCATCTACGACAAGCTCGGCATCAACGGCAAGGCGGGCATCGCCCACCTGCTGCACCACACCTCGAACTAA
- a CDS encoding transporter, translated as MHSRYTLPLALAAALAASSAQAADLNARDFVSAPVGTVLGVGYLPLTRANDYHGAGDSTGKADLAVNAFAWRQLIFTDICGTLCTPQFIVPYVDVDIRAPGAASRSSERGLGDPQVGGTLFFINDPQSRTYSGLLTMLTVPVGEYHGRNPDASPGANRWALHLNYNYTQGVGENWILEANLEAQVYGKNDDYFGQDLEQKPLYRLQAFASYDFTPSTYGALRLIHADGGELEFNGRTLDDTHQRYTQLGFEVGHWLDRRNQVLLGLTRNVATENAFEQNNLLLRFVHVF; from the coding sequence ATGCACAGCCGCTACACGCTTCCGCTTGCCCTCGCCGCCGCCCTTGCCGCTTCCAGCGCGCAGGCCGCCGACCTCAATGCCCGCGACTTCGTCTCGGCACCGGTGGGCACCGTGCTCGGTGTCGGCTACCTGCCGCTGACCCGTGCCAACGACTACCACGGCGCGGGCGACAGCACGGGCAAGGCCGACCTCGCAGTCAACGCCTTCGCCTGGCGCCAGCTGATCTTCACCGACATCTGCGGCACCCTGTGCACCCCGCAGTTCATCGTCCCCTACGTGGACGTCGACATCCGTGCGCCAGGCGCCGCCAGCCGCAGCAGCGAACGCGGCCTGGGCGACCCGCAGGTGGGCGGCACGCTGTTCTTCATCAACGACCCGCAATCGCGCACCTACAGCGGCCTGCTGACCATGCTCACGGTGCCGGTGGGCGAGTACCACGGGCGCAACCCGGACGCCTCCCCCGGCGCCAACCGCTGGGCCCTGCACCTCAACTACAACTACACCCAGGGCGTCGGCGAGAACTGGATCCTGGAGGCCAACCTCGAAGCCCAGGTCTATGGCAAGAACGACGACTACTTCGGCCAGGACCTGGAGCAGAAGCCGCTTTACCGCCTGCAGGCCTTCGCCTCCTACGACTTCACCCCCAGCACCTACGGCGCCCTGCGCCTGATCCACGCCGACGGCGGCGAGCTGGAATTCAACGGCCGCACCCTCGACGACACCCACCAGCGCTACACCCAGCTCGGCTTCGAAGTGGGCCACTGGCTGGACCGGCGCAACCAGGTGCTGCTGGGCCTGACGCGCAACGTCGCCACCGAGAACGCCTTCGAGCAGAACAACCTGCTGCTGCGCTTCGTCCATGTCTTCTGA
- a CDS encoding MFS transporter, translating to MSSEGHAMTTAVSAGLPRTRLLAIVLFAAIVPCVLMAAPAIATQYALQLGLGPAQIGQLFSAELAAMSLATLPAYLWQPRLDWRRVARGAALLFIVANLASAWASAFHPLMALRVVSALAGGTLMVLCIASAAQSQDRDRVYGLWVMGQLVLGAIGLWLLPPLFERFGLQALYLGLALLMLLCLPLAGSFQGVTPATRTLERASGGIGWRALLALFAVLAFYVGLSGVWTFIGSIAGAAAIDPASSGRILAVATLLGIAGSACAALIGKRWPRGAMLLLGYALMTGAVLLLLDQPGLARFATAALVFKYTWTFALPFILACLADLDRDGRLMNTTNLLIGGGLALGPAIAGPLLESSVGMRGVLLLSATCLLLSFAALSLARLQSGAPSPSLDNTGANP from the coding sequence ATGTCTTCTGAGGGCCACGCCATGACCACCGCCGTTTCCGCGGGGCTGCCCCGCACCCGCCTGCTGGCCATCGTGCTGTTCGCCGCCATCGTCCCCTGCGTGCTGATGGCCGCGCCGGCCATCGCCACCCAGTACGCCCTCCAGCTCGGCCTCGGCCCGGCGCAGATCGGCCAGCTGTTCTCCGCCGAGCTGGCCGCCATGAGCCTGGCCACCCTGCCCGCCTACCTCTGGCAGCCGCGCCTGGACTGGCGGCGGGTGGCGCGCGGCGCAGCCCTGCTGTTCATCGTCGCCAACCTGGCGTCGGCCTGGGCGAGCGCCTTCCACCCGCTGATGGCCCTGCGCGTGGTCAGCGCCCTGGCCGGCGGCACGCTGATGGTGCTGTGCATCGCCAGCGCGGCGCAGAGCCAGGACCGCGACCGCGTGTACGGGCTCTGGGTCATGGGCCAGTTGGTGCTCGGCGCCATCGGCCTGTGGCTGCTGCCGCCGCTGTTCGAGCGTTTCGGCCTGCAGGCGCTGTACCTCGGCCTGGCCCTGCTGATGCTGCTGTGCCTGCCGCTGGCGGGCAGCTTCCAGGGCGTCACCCCGGCCACCCGCACGCTTGAGCGGGCATCCGGTGGCATCGGCTGGCGGGCGTTGCTGGCGCTGTTCGCCGTACTGGCCTTCTACGTCGGCCTCAGCGGCGTGTGGACCTTCATCGGCAGCATCGCCGGTGCTGCGGCCATCGACCCGGCCAGCAGCGGGCGCATCCTCGCCGTCGCCACCCTGCTGGGCATCGCCGGTTCGGCCTGCGCCGCGCTGATCGGCAAGCGCTGGCCGCGCGGGGCGATGCTGCTGCTCGGCTACGCCCTGATGACCGGTGCGGTGCTGCTCCTGCTCGACCAACCGGGCCTCGCGCGCTTCGCCACGGCGGCCCTGGTGTTCAAGTACACCTGGACCTTCGCCCTGCCCTTCATCCTCGCCTGCCTGGCCGACCTGGACCGCGACGGCAGGTTGATGAACACCACCAACCTGCTGATCGGCGGTGGCCTCGCCCTCGGCCCCGCCATCGCCGGCCCGCTGCTGGAAAGCAGCGTCGGCATGCGCGGCGTGCTGCTGCTCAGTGCCACCTGCCTGCTGCTGTCCTTCGCCGCACTCAGCCTCGCCCGCCTGCAAAGCGGCGCGCCGTCCCCTTCCCTCGACAACACCGGAGCCAATCCATGA
- the feaR gene encoding transcriptional regulator FeaR: protein MRAQEARGGLEDWQKSLQNICGRFETQLATSRSLFIGEISAQCHSGLTMAHLRTNAGLISRSSLKADRDDDRHCFLISQRSGFSRVAQGGVSIDLAPGELLLMDSVGACEITPFGLIDHASLHLPREAVERAFKSKQAKFGKISSTRASGKMLHLLMDQLCREQAGSDDDEIEALENAFISLLEPALGQDRVEAGNCDSLQGANLRSYVQKIIDESLSQPNLTPLALANRLDISVRHLYRLFEEQGDSVCRYIQRSRLQRSADDLANPILRGESITSIAYKWGFTDSAHFSRSFKKHFERSPKDFRAGALMEAAAGF, encoded by the coding sequence ATGCGTGCTCAAGAAGCCCGTGGCGGTCTGGAAGACTGGCAAAAGTCGCTGCAGAACATCTGCGGCAGGTTCGAAACCCAACTGGCTACCAGCCGTTCGCTGTTCATCGGCGAGATCTCCGCGCAATGCCATTCCGGCCTCACCATGGCGCACCTGCGCACCAATGCCGGGCTTATTTCCCGTTCTTCCCTCAAGGCCGATCGCGATGACGACCGCCACTGCTTCCTGATCAGCCAGCGCAGCGGCTTTTCCCGGGTGGCGCAGGGCGGTGTGAGCATCGACCTGGCGCCGGGCGAGCTGCTGCTGATGGATTCGGTGGGCGCCTGCGAGATCACCCCCTTCGGCCTGATCGACCACGCCTCCCTGCACCTGCCGCGCGAGGCGGTGGAGCGCGCGTTCAAGTCCAAGCAGGCCAAGTTCGGCAAGATTTCCTCGACCCGCGCCAGCGGCAAGATGCTGCACCTGCTGATGGACCAGCTGTGCCGCGAACAGGCGGGTTCGGACGATGACGAGATCGAGGCCCTGGAGAACGCCTTCATCTCCCTGCTGGAGCCGGCGCTGGGCCAGGATCGCGTGGAGGCCGGCAACTGCGATTCCCTGCAAGGCGCCAACCTGCGCAGCTATGTGCAGAAGATCATCGACGAGTCGCTGTCCCAGCCCAACCTCACGCCGCTGGCCCTGGCCAACCGCCTGGATATCTCGGTCCGCCACCTGTACCGGCTGTTCGAGGAGCAGGGCGACAGCGTCTGCCGCTATATCCAGCGCTCGCGCCTGCAGCGCAGCGCCGATGACCTGGCCAACCCCATCCTCCGGGGCGAGTCCATCACCTCGATCGCCTACAAGTGGGGCTTTACCGATTCGGCGCATTTCAGCCGGTCGTTCAAGAAGCACTTCGAGCGCTCGCCCAAGGACTTCCGGGCCGGCGCGTTGATGGAGGCCGCCGCCGGCTTTTGA